A genome region from Candidatus Zixiibacteriota bacterium includes the following:
- the kdsA gene encoding 3-deoxy-8-phosphooctulonate synthase, with amino-acid sequence MKIKIDKFSLGETEPLAIIAGPCAVESEDIILKTAEGLKLLSEKFSFPLIFKSSYKKANRTSFDSFDTLGIEKALKILHKAKTEFELPIITDVHTEQEVEIVAPVVDVLQIPAFLCRQTDLIKAAAKSGKVVNIKKGQFMAPGDMKNAAEKAVMAGNDNVMLTERGASFGYHNLVVDFRSLVIMRKFGHPLVFDCTHSVQLPSGASGVSGGQPEFILPLARAAVAVGCDALFIETHPEPDRALSDAHSQLPLSEFENFIKKIREIRER; translated from the coding sequence ATGAAAATCAAAATTGACAAGTTCTCGCTGGGTGAGACCGAACCGCTGGCGATCATTGCCGGACCCTGTGCGGTCGAATCAGAAGATATTATCCTCAAAACTGCGGAGGGGCTGAAGCTTTTGTCGGAAAAGTTCAGTTTCCCTCTGATTTTCAAATCATCATATAAGAAAGCCAACCGAACATCTTTTGATTCATTCGACACTCTCGGAATCGAAAAAGCTCTCAAGATTCTGCATAAGGCCAAGACCGAGTTCGAGCTTCCGATCATTACCGATGTTCATACCGAACAGGAAGTCGAAATTGTTGCACCTGTGGTCGATGTACTGCAGATTCCGGCTTTTCTATGCCGTCAGACCGACCTGATAAAGGCCGCCGCCAAAAGCGGAAAGGTGGTCAATATCAAGAAGGGGCAGTTTATGGCTCCGGGGGATATGAAAAATGCCGCTGAGAAGGCTGTCATGGCAGGCAACGACAATGTCATGCTGACAGAGCGGGGAGCCTCGTTCGGTTATCACAACCTCGTGGTCGATTTCCGTTCGCTGGTCATAATGCGCAAGTTCGGTCACCCGCTTGTGTTCGACTGCACCCATTCAGTACAACTGCCGTCGGGTGCTTCAGGTGTATCGGGTGGACAACCTGAGTTTATACTTCCGCTGGCCAGGGCCGCGGTTGCCGTCGGATGTGATGCCCTGTTTATTGAAACTCATCCCGAACCAGATCGAGCATTGTCTGATGCGCACAGCCAGTTGCCGTTATCAGAATTCGAAAACTTCATTAAAAAAATACGTGAAATACGGGAAAGATGA
- a CDS encoding CTP synthase: protein MAADGKTKYIFVTGGVASALGKGISSASLGLLLKKRGLKVNIMKLDPYLNVDPGTMNPFQHGEVFVLDDGSETDLDLGHYERFTDENLTIDNNVTSGAIYNTVISRERKGDYLGATVQVIPHITNEIKNRVRKLSKLNGGVDVIIIEVGGTVGDIEGLPFLEAIRQMGLEEGPENTLYIHLTLVPFIESAGEIKTKPTQHSVKALREIGIQPNILLCRTVKQLTPDVKEKIGLFCNVSPTAVMQAIDARTIYEVPLLLHDEGLDDLVTQHLKLFCRPPDLGDYRNWVNKIKNPRYKVRIGICGKYVKLKDAYKSIIEAFTHAGVENDTSVELVWVSSENIKQNGAEIYLKGLDGLLIPGGFGERGIEGKIEAIHFTKDRKIPFLGICLGMHCAVIAIAREIPGMEDANSFEFDRETDHPVIHMMPDQENVTEMGGTMRLGTYECHLAKGSFSNKAYGRDVIHERHRHRYEFYNKYRDVLTKNGMVIAGLSPDKRLVEIVEHKDHPWFVGVQFHPELKSRPSKAHPLFRDFVAAALKHRKKKDESAEDSTIYAKVDENQN from the coding sequence ATGGCGGCTGATGGCAAAACCAAATATATCTTTGTGACCGGCGGGGTAGCATCCGCACTGGGCAAAGGTATCTCCTCAGCATCGCTGGGGCTTCTTCTCAAAAAGCGGGGACTCAAAGTCAATATCATGAAACTCGATCCCTACCTTAATGTCGATCCGGGTACGATGAATCCGTTTCAGCATGGCGAGGTGTTCGTGCTCGACGACGGTTCGGAGACCGATCTGGATCTGGGGCATTATGAGCGTTTCACCGATGAAAACCTGACGATCGACAACAATGTCACCTCGGGCGCGATCTACAATACGGTGATCTCGCGTGAACGCAAGGGCGATTACCTGGGCGCGACAGTACAGGTGATTCCGCATATCACCAACGAGATCAAGAACCGGGTGCGCAAGCTCAGCAAGCTCAACGGCGGGGTCGATGTCATCATAATTGAGGTCGGCGGTACTGTCGGCGACATTGAAGGACTGCCGTTTTTAGAAGCGATCCGCCAGATGGGACTCGAGGAAGGCCCTGAGAATACTCTTTATATCCACCTCACCCTGGTTCCGTTTATTGAGTCAGCCGGCGAGATCAAGACCAAGCCGACCCAGCATTCGGTCAAGGCCCTGCGTGAAATCGGTATTCAACCTAATATACTCTTGTGCCGTACTGTTAAACAGTTGACGCCCGATGTCAAAGAGAAGATCGGGCTGTTCTGTAATGTTTCTCCGACCGCTGTAATGCAGGCGATTGACGCCAGGACGATATATGAAGTACCACTACTTTTACATGATGAAGGTCTCGATGATCTCGTGACCCAGCATCTCAAGCTGTTCTGCCGTCCACCCGACCTGGGTGATTATCGTAATTGGGTGAACAAAATCAAAAACCCCAGGTATAAAGTGCGGATCGGCATCTGTGGCAAGTATGTCAAGCTCAAGGACGCGTATAAGTCTATTATAGAGGCGTTCACCCATGCCGGGGTTGAAAATGACACCTCCGTCGAGCTGGTCTGGGTCTCCTCTGAAAATATCAAGCAAAATGGCGCTGAGATATATCTCAAGGGTCTTGACGGTCTCCTGATACCAGGCGGTTTCGGAGAACGGGGAATCGAGGGCAAAATCGAAGCGATTCATTTCACCAAGGACCGCAAGATACCGTTTCTGGGAATCTGTCTCGGGATGCATTGTGCTGTGATAGCAATCGCCCGCGAGATTCCGGGTATGGAGGATGCCAACAGTTTCGAATTCGACCGTGAGACCGATCACCCGGTAATACACATGATGCCTGACCAGGAGAATGTGACCGAGATGGGCGGTACCATGCGACTCGGAACCTATGAATGCCATCTGGCTAAAGGCAGTTTCTCAAACAAGGCTTACGGCCGTGATGTTATCCATGAACGCCATCGCCATCGCTATGAATTCTATAATAAATACCGCGATGTGCTGACCAAAAACGGGATGGTTATCGCCGGTCTTTCTCCCGACAAGCGACTGGTCGAAATCGTCGAACACAAGGATCACCCCTGGTTCGTGGGTGTGCAGTTTCATCCGGAATTGAAATCTAGGCCCTCCAAGGCTCATCCGCTCTTCCGCGATTTTGTCGCAGCCGCCTTGAAACATCGCAAGAAAAAAGATGAATCGGCCGAAGACAGCACGATCTACGCCAAAGTCGATGAAAATCAAAATTGA
- the kdsB gene encoding 3-deoxy-manno-octulosonate cytidylyltransferase codes for MGSKRFPGKALHKIKGRPLAEWVYNGAKRSRMLDKLIIATDDKKIADFAESIGAECVISDKKHSCGSERVAEAVAKYKPKIVVNIQGDEIGADAELIRLSIKAVEGDKYAWAGTVARLLKAKEIENNDNVKVVVDNWKRALYFSRCPIPCKADGVKGRVEYYGHVGVYAFRYKFLQKFAELKPTPLEKAEKLEQLRILEHGGIISVAFTKNDYISINRKSDIKTAEGKLKLQDN; via the coding sequence ATGGGCTCTAAGCGATTCCCGGGCAAGGCTTTGCATAAGATCAAGGGGCGCCCGCTGGCGGAATGGGTCTATAACGGGGCAAAACGCAGCCGTATGCTGGACAAGCTGATAATCGCCACCGATGACAAGAAAATCGCTGATTTCGCCGAATCGATCGGAGCTGAATGCGTTATCTCGGATAAAAAACACAGCTGTGGAAGTGAACGTGTAGCCGAGGCGGTCGCTAAGTATAAGCCCAAAATAGTTGTCAATATTCAGGGCGATGAAATCGGCGCCGATGCCGAACTGATCAGGCTTTCGATTAAGGCGGTCGAGGGAGACAAATACGCCTGGGCCGGCACTGTAGCTCGTCTATTGAAAGCCAAAGAAATCGAAAACAATGATAATGTGAAAGTTGTTGTTGATAATTGGAAACGCGCGCTGTATTTTTCGCGCTGTCCGATTCCCTGCAAAGCCGACGGTGTCAAAGGCAGGGTAGAGTATTACGGTCACGTCGGCGTCTACGCTTTTCGGTACAAGTTCCTGCAAAAATTCGCGGAACTTAAACCGACCCCGCTGGAAAAAGCCGAGAAGCTGGAGCAACTGAGAATTTTGGAGCACGGCGGAATTATCTCGGTGGCGTTTACGAAGAACGATTATATAAGTATCAATAGAAAATCTGATATAAAAACAGCTGAGGGTAAACTAAAATTACAGGACAATTAA
- the gatC gene encoding Asp-tRNA(Asn)/Glu-tRNA(Gln) amidotransferase subunit GatC, which yields MTMDSKRVEHLAELIRLEISADETANLRSDLKEITAYMTKLRNIEQESPELPDDETTEHIQPLREDRIQASMDVEEALKNAPGTENKLFKVPRVIKS from the coding sequence ATGACAATGGATTCTAAACGAGTTGAACATCTGGCGGAATTGATACGACTAGAGATTAGCGCCGATGAAACGGCCAATCTGCGTTCGGATTTAAAAGAAATCACCGCCTATATGACTAAACTGAGGAATATCGAACAAGAGTCGCCTGAATTGCCGGATGATGAAACTACCGAGCATATCCAACCTCTCAGGGAAGACCGGATCCAGGCTTCAATGGATGTCGAAGAAGCGCTTAAAAACGCTCCAGGGACCGAAAACAAACTATTTAAAGTACCAAGGGTAATAAAATCGTGA